The following are from one region of the bacterium genome:
- a CDS encoding sugar phosphate isomerase/epimerase, with amino-acid sequence MALARRLGYDAVEISMDGTGLIFGGRLHPERLREALRAFAGHPFSYSVHSPSSLDLRDRRNREAQLDLARAALRFSREVGARVLVIHFEQQSRDREDEAAFTDAILRLSDEAGDVLLGVENIEVERVDPVVERVREIGRPNVIMTFDVGHAALAAAQFGFDLMDAIRAARPVVGHLHVNDNFGRYDPLRLENFTLYRTQTPADTFPLGKGDLHLPVGWGALPLDRAFEALRGYRGTVIHEYRHRLFPATVEADFARLRALVDTIDERAR; translated from the coding sequence CTGGCGCTCGCCCGCCGGCTCGGCTATGATGCCGTCGAGATCAGCATGGACGGCACCGGCCTCATCTTCGGCGGCCGGCTCCATCCCGAGCGCCTCCGCGAGGCGCTGCGCGCGTTCGCCGGGCACCCGTTCAGCTATTCGGTGCACAGTCCGAGCAGCCTCGATCTGCGCGACCGGCGCAACCGCGAGGCGCAGCTGGACCTCGCGCGCGCCGCGCTGCGGTTCAGCCGGGAGGTCGGCGCCCGCGTGCTGGTGATCCACTTCGAGCAGCAGAGCCGCGATCGGGAGGACGAGGCTGCGTTCACCGACGCGATTCTGCGTCTTTCCGACGAGGCCGGCGACGTGCTGCTCGGCGTCGAGAACATCGAAGTCGAGCGGGTCGACCCCGTGGTGGAGCGCGTCCGCGAGATCGGCCGGCCGAACGTGATCATGACCTTCGACGTGGGGCACGCGGCGCTCGCCGCCGCCCAGTTCGGCTTCGATCTGATGGACGCGATCCGGGCGGCGCGCCCCGTGGTCGGGCACCTGCACGTGAACGACAACTTCGGACGCTACGATCCGCTCCGCCTCGAGAACTTTACGCTCTACCGCACGCAGACGCCGGCCGACACGTTTCCGCTCGGGAAGGGTGATCTGCATCTGCCGGTCGGCTGGGGCGCCCTCCCGCTCGACCGCGCGTTCGAGGCCCTGCGGGGCTACCGCGGTACGGTGATTCACGAATACCGGCACCGCCTTTTTCCGGCCACCGTGGAGGCCGACTTCGCCCGGCTGCGCGCTCTCGTGGACACGATCGACGAGCGCGCCCGTTAA
- a CDS encoding extracellular solute-binding protein, with product MRRHSKMRVLVPGLLALAVAVVLVPVSAPRGAGAAAPVTLNVYINGDTNIFDLWSKSLLPAFSKRYPQYRTNMVGLMHGNGWEGVLEKLIAAKRVGRTTDVDLWETDPSIVQQGLADGLWVKLTDKLVSNLTKVPAAKLAATDGFGAPYRGSSVVIGYNSQFVKNPPKTFDELVAWIKANPGKFTYCDPNTGGSGQAFVAAAIYHYASAEKYAGKAYDAKEEAAWEPAWKLLRDLQPAMYNNGFHPNGNVAVLQLLGQQNIYIAPVWSDMGLDFYKRDLVPKTVKYEQISPPLFGGDSTVTLPSLSAHLEGALTLLNWLLTPEAQQLVISQVSGYPGVDWKYMPAVVRKQFADVAKPYSPLPNAKYLADLKLLWHDRVAAGQ from the coding sequence GTGAGACGGCATAGCAAGATGCGCGTGCTGGTTCCCGGGCTGCTGGCTCTGGCGGTAGCCGTCGTGCTCGTCCCGGTGTCGGCGCCACGCGGCGCAGGCGCCGCCGCGCCGGTGACCCTCAACGTCTACATCAACGGCGACACGAATATCTTCGATCTCTGGAGCAAGTCGTTGCTCCCGGCGTTCAGCAAGCGCTACCCACAGTACCGTACCAACATGGTCGGTTTGATGCACGGTAATGGTTGGGAAGGCGTGCTTGAAAAGCTCATCGCCGCCAAACGCGTGGGGCGGACGACCGATGTGGACCTCTGGGAGACCGATCCGTCGATCGTCCAGCAAGGCCTAGCTGACGGCCTCTGGGTCAAGCTGACTGACAAGCTAGTTTCGAACCTCACCAAGGTACCGGCCGCCAAGCTCGCGGCGACGGACGGGTTCGGCGCGCCGTATCGTGGATCATCGGTTGTGATCGGCTACAACAGCCAGTTCGTGAAAAACCCCCCGAAGACGTTCGACGAACTCGTCGCGTGGATCAAGGCGAATCCCGGCAAGTTCACATACTGCGACCCGAACACCGGCGGGTCGGGGCAGGCGTTCGTCGCCGCGGCAATCTATCATTACGCGAGCGCGGAGAAGTACGCGGGCAAGGCCTACGATGCCAAGGAAGAGGCCGCATGGGAGCCGGCGTGGAAGTTGCTCCGCGACCTGCAGCCGGCGATGTACAACAACGGGTTCCATCCGAACGGCAACGTCGCCGTGCTGCAGCTCCTCGGCCAGCAGAACATCTACATAGCCCCGGTGTGGTCGGATATGGGCCTGGACTTCTACAAGCGCGACCTCGTGCCCAAGACCGTGAAGTACGAGCAGATCTCCCCGCCGCTGTTCGGCGGGGACTCGACCGTCACGCTGCCGTCGCTCTCCGCGCACCTCGAGGGCGCGCTCACGCTCCTCAACTGGCTGCTGACCCCCGAGGCGCAGCAGCTCGTGATCTCGCAGGTGTCCGGTTATCCTGGTGTGGACTGGAAGTACATGCCGGCGGTGGTCCGCAAGCAGTTCGCGGACGTCGCGAAACCGTACTCGCCGTTGCCCAACGCCAAGTATCTCGCGGATCTGAAGCTGCTCTGGCACGATCGGGTGGCGGCCGGACAGTAG
- a CDS encoding ABC transporter permease subunit produces the protein MTVGAGGRREAAPMQLRGDRVRQGVLGLALVLPPLLVLACLVALPAVTAVIETLTPAGGGGPTLANYARVLAARTLRVDIVFTVGITLVSVAVVFALSYPLALYLRFSRGRAARVFGVLFVVPLFVPVVIASFAMITFLVNHGLVSTLLYRAGVRAFPRLVYNGTGIMLTQVWVNIPFAVLILGAGLQAIDDALIDGARDVGAGPLRTFLSIILPLNAVPTMIALTLLFIGVFGSFTIPYLVGGNAPAMLGVTMTNYLTQYLRRTEAVTIAVLAFLIASVVGAVYVASVSRRERGAA, from the coding sequence ATGACGGTCGGCGCCGGGGGTCGCCGCGAAGCCGCGCCGATGCAACTTCGCGGGGATAGAGTGCGGCAGGGAGTACTGGGACTCGCCCTGGTGCTCCCACCGCTGCTTGTGCTCGCGTGCCTCGTCGCGCTGCCGGCCGTCACCGCCGTGATCGAGACGTTGACGCCGGCCGGGGGCGGCGGTCCGACCCTCGCGAACTACGCTCGCGTCCTCGCCGCCCGCACGCTGCGCGTTGACATCGTGTTCACGGTCGGCATCACCCTCGTCTCCGTCGCGGTCGTCTTCGCGCTCAGCTACCCGCTGGCGCTGTACCTGCGATTTTCCCGCGGCCGCGCGGCGCGAGTTTTCGGCGTGCTGTTCGTCGTGCCGCTGTTCGTGCCGGTCGTCATCGCCTCGTTCGCGATGATCACGTTTCTCGTCAATCACGGCCTGGTCTCGACGCTCCTATACCGGGCCGGGGTGCGCGCGTTTCCCCGCCTCGTCTACAACGGGACTGGCATCATGCTGACCCAGGTGTGGGTCAACATCCCGTTCGCCGTGCTGATCCTCGGCGCGGGACTCCAGGCCATCGACGACGCGCTGATCGACGGCGCGCGCGACGTGGGCGCCGGTCCGCTGCGCACCTTCTTGTCGATCATCCTGCCGCTCAATGCCGTGCCGACGATGATCGCGCTCACCCTGTTGTTCATCGGCGTCTTCGGCTCGTTTACGATTCCGTACCTCGTCGGCGGCAACGCGCCGGCGATGCTCGGCGTGACGATGACGAACTACCTCACCCAGTACCTGCGGCGCACCGAAGCCGTCACCATCGCGGTGCTGGCGTTTCTAATCGCGTCGGTTGTGGGGGCGGTGTACGTGGCGAGCGTCAGCCGCCGCGAGCGGGGCGCCGCGTGA
- a CDS encoding ABC transporter permease subunit: protein MTGVLWPWAAAVFRRAVGAAALLALASFILGPLLTLLVWAFAGTWLFPNLLPEFSLRWWTFVLGNADVGKAIRMSLLSAPTATLISAVICIPAAYAFARLEFPAKRALLLSFLSANAFPKIGLYVSIATLLYRLDLMDTFTGVVLIQLVNTLLFMIWIPTGTFRGINRNLEEAARDAGAGPLRTFFQITLPIALPGIIVAGLFAFIAAFDEAQGTLIVGTPNHMTMPVLMYNLVLSYPQPVGAVFSILLSLPSLVLLLFAQRYLRAGYLAAGYSL from the coding sequence GTGACCGGCGTCCTCTGGCCCTGGGCCGCGGCCGTGTTCCGCCGGGCGGTCGGGGCGGCCGCGCTGCTGGCGCTGGCGTCGTTCATCCTCGGCCCGCTGCTGACGCTCCTGGTCTGGGCGTTCGCCGGGACGTGGCTGTTTCCGAATCTGTTGCCGGAGTTCTCGCTGCGGTGGTGGACGTTCGTGCTCGGGAACGCCGACGTCGGCAAGGCGATCCGGATGAGCCTGCTGAGCGCGCCGACGGCGACACTCATCTCGGCGGTCATCTGCATCCCCGCCGCGTACGCGTTCGCGCGGCTCGAGTTTCCGGCGAAGCGGGCGCTGCTGCTCTCGTTCCTGAGCGCGAACGCCTTTCCGAAGATCGGGCTCTACGTCAGCATCGCCACGCTTCTGTACCGGCTCGACCTTATGGACACATTTACGGGCGTCGTGCTGATCCAGCTCGTCAACACGCTCTTGTTCATGATCTGGATTCCGACCGGCACGTTTCGCGGCATCAACCGCAATCTGGAAGAGGCGGCGCGCGACGCGGGCGCCGGACCGCTGCGCACCTTCTTCCAGATCACGCTGCCGATCGCGCTCCCCGGCATCATCGTGGCGGGCCTGTTTGCCTTCATCGCCGCGTTCGACGAGGCGCAGGGGACGCTCATCGTGGGGACGCCCAACCACATGACGATGCCGGTGCTGATGTACAACCTGGTGTTGAGCTACCCGCAGCCGGTTGGCGCGGTGTTTTCGATTCTGCTGTCGCTGCCGTCGCTCGTGCTGCTCCTCTTCGCGCAGCGCTATCTCCGCGCCGGCTACCTCGCGGCCGGGTACAGCCTGTGA
- a CDS encoding ABC transporter ATP-binding protein, translating to MARLDLVGLSKRFGPHTAVRDLTLEVREGELMCLLGPSGCGKTTTLRMIGGFETPDAGDIRIDGRSVVALPPERRPTAMVFQRYNLWPHMTVEGNIAFGLRLRRLPHAQVDAKVRDVLALVGLPDVGRKYPHQLSGGQQQRVAVARALVLEPQLLLLDEPFSNLDARLRVHMREEVKQLQREIGITTVFVTHDQEEALTIADRITVMHDGVAEQVDTPSSLYANPRTLFVADFIGTMNVMPARVRRAERVVAAGPWHLPLPDPAWPDGAEVSLAVRPEDLIIDPAGAAAHVRRVMNLGHYLQVLADVPGVGAVRLFTDKEAPPGEGQQIGVRIARALLFKDGRPVEVGQPAVEAEPAPAAPQGTGLDGR from the coding sequence ATGGCACGCCTCGACCTCGTCGGGCTCAGCAAGCGCTTCGGCCCGCACACGGCGGTCCGCGACCTCACGCTCGAGGTCCGGGAGGGCGAGCTGATGTGCCTGCTCGGCCCGTCGGGGTGCGGCAAGACGACGACGCTGCGCATGATCGGCGGATTCGAGACCCCGGACGCCGGCGACATCCGGATCGACGGCCGCAGCGTCGTGGCACTGCCGCCGGAGCGCCGGCCCACGGCGATGGTCTTTCAACGCTACAACCTGTGGCCGCACATGACGGTCGAGGGCAACATCGCGTTCGGGCTGCGCCTCCGGCGCCTGCCGCACGCGCAGGTCGACGCCAAGGTGCGCGACGTCCTCGCTCTCGTCGGCCTGCCCGACGTCGGCCGGAAATATCCCCATCAGCTCTCGGGCGGCCAGCAGCAGCGGGTCGCGGTTGCCCGCGCGCTCGTCCTCGAGCCGCAGCTGCTCCTCCTCGACGAGCCGTTCAGCAACCTCGACGCGCGTCTCCGCGTCCACATGCGGGAGGAGGTCAAGCAGCTCCAGCGCGAGATCGGCATCACGACCGTCTTCGTCACGCACGATCAGGAAGAGGCACTGACGATCGCGGACCGGATCACGGTCATGCACGACGGCGTGGCGGAGCAGGTCGATACGCCGTCCAGCCTGTACGCCAACCCGCGCACGCTCTTCGTCGCCGACTTCATCGGCACGATGAACGTGATGCCCGCGCGGGTGCGCCGCGCCGAGCGCGTCGTCGCCGCCGGGCCGTGGCACCTGCCGCTGCCGGATCCGGCGTGGCCGGACGGAGCCGAGGTGAGCCTGGCCGTCCGGCCGGAGGATCTCATCATCGATCCCGCGGGTGCGGCGGCTCACGTGCGCCGCGTGATGAATCTCGGACACTACCTGCAGGTGCTCGCGGACGTCCCGGGCGTCGGGGCGGTGCGGCTGTTCACCGACAAGGAGGCGCCGCCGGGAGAAGGCCAGCAGATCGGCGTGCGCATCGCGCGGGCGCTCCTGTTCAAAGACGGCCGGCCGGTGGAGGTGGGGCAGCCCGCCGTGGAAGCTGAGCCGGCTCCGGCCGCGCCGCAGGGGACGGGCCTCGACGGGCGGTGA
- a CDS encoding sugar phosphate isomerase/epimerase family protein: protein MILGACTWIYGEAPLAETLARIAAAGCDAVELPGEPDQFEPAEVRTVLARHRLAPVALTASCKSPETRRDLAHPDAAVRADAVAYVGRCLRFAAEIGAPLVQMLPSGETRLAPLADRDDEWHWSVEAMRAAAHEAERLRVRLAVEPINRYETYLVTSVEAALAYLDAVGSPWVGLTLDLFHANIEERTIPGAIRAAGSKVWHVHIADTNREALGRGHLDLDACLAALREVRYEGALVLEMTAPGPDPFRPIKDARSAGIVDGYLRESLARLRAPR from the coding sequence ATGATCCTCGGCGCGTGCACCTGGATCTACGGGGAGGCACCGCTCGCGGAGACGCTCGCGCGCATCGCCGCGGCCGGCTGCGACGCGGTCGAACTGCCGGGCGAGCCGGACCAGTTCGAGCCCGCGGAGGTGCGGACGGTCCTCGCGCGCCACCGGCTGGCGCCCGTGGCGCTGACGGCTTCCTGCAAATCGCCCGAGACCCGCCGAGACCTCGCCCACCCCGACGCCGCGGTACGCGCGGACGCGGTCGCGTACGTTGGCCGGTGCCTCCGCTTTGCCGCCGAGATCGGGGCGCCGCTCGTGCAGATGCTCCCGTCCGGGGAAACGCGCCTCGCGCCGCTCGCCGACCGCGACGACGAGTGGCACTGGTCGGTGGAGGCGATGCGGGCGGCCGCGCACGAAGCGGAGCGCTTGCGGGTGCGGCTCGCGGTCGAGCCGATCAATCGATACGAGACCTATCTCGTCACGTCGGTCGAGGCGGCCCTCGCCTATCTCGACGCCGTCGGCTCACCGTGGGTCGGGCTGACGCTCGATCTGTTCCACGCCAACATCGAGGAGCGCACGATCCCCGGCGCGATCCGCGCCGCGGGGTCGAAGGTATGGCACGTCCACATCGCGGACACTAATCGCGAGGCCCTGGGACGAGGGCACCTCGACCTCGACGCCTGCCTCGCCGCGTTGCGCGAGGTACGCTATGAAGGCGCGCTGGTCCTGGAAATGACCGCCCCCGGTCCGGACCCCTTCCGGCCGATCAAAGACGCGCGGTCGGCCGGCATCGTGGACGGCTACCTGCGCGAGTCGCTCGCGCGGCTGCGGGCCCCGCGGTAG
- a CDS encoding inositol monophosphatase family protein: MTALLDVAVAAARAGGTILRGRFGSPGRIVMKAAGAGPVSEADLASEAAILSHLRPTGIPVLSEEAGGAARGRRWIVDPLDGTGNFIRHLPWFGVAVALATDDDVELGVVYAPMTDELFAAARSGGATLNGRPIRVSETAPLGESCVFTSIDRGLCANRIRTQRFVRVAEQVAEMRSPNAALVDMAQVAAGRADAFWEDGLPAWDMAAGSILVEEAGGAVSGLDGGRLHLDGRAIVASNGRLHAALIAALRESP; encoded by the coding sequence GTGACCGCGCTTCTCGACGTCGCGGTCGCCGCGGCGCGGGCCGGCGGGACCATCCTGCGCGGGCGTTTCGGCAGTCCCGGGCGGATCGTGATGAAGGCGGCGGGCGCCGGACCCGTCTCCGAGGCGGATCTCGCCAGCGAAGCCGCGATTCTCTCGCATCTCCGGCCGACCGGCATCCCGGTGCTGTCGGAGGAAGCGGGCGGTGCGGCGCGGGGACGCCGGTGGATCGTTGATCCCCTCGACGGCACGGGCAACTTCATCCGGCATCTGCCCTGGTTCGGCGTGGCCGTCGCCCTCGCGACGGACGACGACGTCGAGCTCGGCGTCGTCTACGCGCCGATGACGGACGAGCTCTTCGCGGCGGCGCGGAGCGGCGGCGCCACCCTCAACGGCCGGCCGATTCGCGTCTCCGAGACGGCGCCGCTCGGCGAGAGCTGCGTCTTTACGTCGATCGATCGGGGGCTGTGCGCGAACCGGATCCGGACGCAGCGGTTCGTGCGCGTCGCCGAGCAGGTGGCGGAGATGCGCAGCCCCAACGCCGCGCTCGTCGACATGGCCCAGGTGGCGGCGGGACGCGCGGACGCCTTTTGGGAGGACGGGCTCCCGGCCTGGGACATGGCCGCCGGCAGCATTCTCGTCGAGGAGGCCGGCGGCGCCGTGTCCGGTCTCGACGGCGGCCGGCTTCACCTGGACGGCCGCGCGATCGTGGCGTCGAACGGCCGCCTCCACGCTGCGCTGATTGCGGCGCTTCGCGAGTCGCCGTGA
- a CDS encoding glycerophosphodiester phosphodiesterase family protein, with the protein MPPEFLRSRRGAPHVSAHRGASSKAPENTLAALDAAWRDGATLAEIDVRLTRDGHVVLMHDRTVNRTTTGRGSVEEMTLEEIRGLDAGAWFADAFRGERVPTLREVVAWARGKLVLLVELKNYPFRDVPLVERTVELIDETASADHVVPAGFDHVVLRDIKRRRPGWAIEMIYNARLADPVGAARATGAALVSLEPQFALPEDVAALHTAEVAALTTLERPEDAARLLAWGLDVLESDDPAMAVAAIRAAVGGVP; encoded by the coding sequence GTGCCGCCTGAGTTTCTGCGCAGCCGGCGGGGCGCGCCGCACGTGTCGGCGCATCGCGGCGCCTCGTCGAAGGCGCCGGAAAACACGCTGGCCGCGCTCGACGCGGCGTGGCGGGACGGGGCGACGCTCGCGGAGATCGACGTGCGGCTCACGCGCGACGGGCACGTCGTCCTGATGCACGACCGTACGGTAAACCGGACGACCACCGGCCGCGGCTCCGTCGAGGAGATGACGCTCGAGGAGATCCGCGGCCTCGACGCGGGCGCCTGGTTCGCGGACGCGTTCCGCGGCGAGCGCGTGCCGACGCTGCGCGAGGTCGTCGCCTGGGCCCGCGGGAAGCTCGTGCTGCTCGTGGAGCTCAAGAACTACCCGTTCCGGGACGTCCCGCTCGTCGAGCGGACCGTGGAGCTGATCGACGAGACCGCCTCGGCCGACCATGTCGTCCCGGCGGGCTTCGACCACGTCGTGCTCCGTGACATCAAGCGGCGGCGCCCCGGCTGGGCGATCGAGATGATCTACAACGCGCGCCTCGCGGACCCTGTGGGCGCCGCGCGCGCGACGGGGGCGGCGCTGGTGTCGCTCGAGCCCCAGTTCGCCCTTCCGGAGGACGTCGCCGCGCTCCACACCGCGGAGGTGGCGGCGCTGACAACCCTCGAACGCCCCGAGGACGCGGCGCGCCTGCTCGCCTGGGGGCTCGACGTGCTCGAGAGCGACGATCCCGCGATGGCCGTCGCCGCGATCCGGGCGGCCGTGGGCGGCGTGCCGTGA
- a CDS encoding ABC transporter permease has translation MTRTGAFPSRAFPWLLAGLFFSLALVGLIVPLAVGVLWSLVNPRAGWFPPNLVPPSLSLANWRAMFSVPEMGDAAIASFTIAPIVTALCAALALPTGYALGRRPVPFRRAIEFLVLAPIIMPGIVIATGLGSVFIRIGLEHTMLGVILVQTVVVLPFMIRIVTATFEAVPQDLIDAARNLGAGPLSTAWRVLIPLVVPGLFAGGVFTFIGSMEEFVLTFIVGSPDVRTLPVLLFAYLGGRSQIFTYAAVVTIVLLAPTIVFLFVAERALKQEYLAAGLGKM, from the coding sequence GTGACGCGGACCGGCGCCTTTCCGTCCCGCGCATTCCCGTGGCTCCTCGCGGGGCTGTTCTTCAGCCTGGCCCTGGTCGGCTTGATCGTGCCGCTGGCCGTGGGCGTTCTTTGGTCGCTGGTGAATCCCCGGGCGGGATGGTTCCCGCCGAACCTCGTGCCGCCGAGCCTGTCGCTCGCGAACTGGCGGGCGATGTTCTCCGTGCCGGAGATGGGCGACGCCGCGATCGCCAGCTTCACGATCGCGCCCATCGTCACCGCGCTGTGTGCGGCCCTCGCGCTGCCGACCGGCTACGCGCTCGGCCGCCGGCCGGTCCCCTTCCGCCGGGCGATCGAGTTCCTCGTGCTGGCGCCGATCATCATGCCGGGCATCGTGATCGCGACCGGGCTCGGCTCGGTCTTCATCCGGATCGGCCTGGAGCACACGATGCTCGGGGTCATCCTCGTCCAGACCGTCGTGGTGCTGCCGTTCATGATCCGCATCGTGACGGCGACGTTCGAGGCCGTCCCCCAGGACCTCATCGACGCCGCGCGCAATCTCGGCGCCGGACCGCTCAGCACGGCGTGGCGCGTGCTGATCCCCCTCGTCGTGCCGGGGCTCTTTGCCGGCGGCGTGTTCACGTTCATCGGCAGCATGGAGGAGTTCGTGCTGACCTTCATCGTCGGCAGCCCGGACGTGCGCACGCTGCCGGTGCTCCTGTTCGCCTATCTGGGCGGGCGGTCGCAGATCTTCACCTACGCCGCGGTCGTCACGATCGTGCTGCTCGCGCCGACGATCGTGTTTCTCTTCGTCGCCGAGCGGGCGCTCAAGCAGGAGTACCTCGCCGCCGGCCTCGGGAAGATGTGA
- a CDS encoding ABC transporter permease subunit, giving the protein MAEVLPASLALDGSRLAARRRRDNWITLLLLAPGVGFLALFLVIPLAQVFLRSVGLAAVGQASRFTWEYYGQFWAEPQYRDGFFFSLWLGVASTLISLATALLFSALMQIRFPGRLLISVLYKIPLVVPSLVAAFLILSLIGPGGILARLVFHWGWAWPRLVYDRWGWGVILVLVWHNVPFMMVIISAVMASIPLDILDAARNLGASPWAVFRHVTVPLSLSGISAATLLVFIQVFGAFAVPSLLESAYPTALPVIMQIEMMDHANWALASALGAVLTLASGLVLFLYYRLVQGRGAGVR; this is encoded by the coding sequence GTGGCCGAGGTGCTCCCGGCCTCGCTCGCCCTCGACGGCTCGCGCCTCGCGGCGCGGCGGCGGCGCGACAACTGGATCACCCTGCTGCTGCTCGCGCCCGGCGTCGGCTTCCTCGCGCTGTTTCTCGTCATCCCGCTCGCGCAGGTGTTCCTCCGGAGCGTGGGGCTCGCCGCGGTCGGCCAGGCCTCGCGCTTCACCTGGGAGTACTACGGTCAGTTCTGGGCCGAGCCGCAGTACCGCGACGGGTTCTTCTTCAGCCTCTGGCTCGGCGTCGCGTCCACCCTGATCAGCCTCGCGACCGCCCTCCTGTTCAGCGCGCTGATGCAGATCCGGTTCCCCGGACGCCTGCTTATCAGCGTGCTGTACAAGATCCCGCTCGTCGTGCCGAGCCTCGTCGCGGCCTTCCTGATCCTGAGCCTGATCGGCCCCGGCGGCATCCTCGCCCGGCTGGTGTTTCACTGGGGGTGGGCCTGGCCGCGCCTCGTCTACGACCGCTGGGGCTGGGGCGTCATCCTGGTCCTCGTCTGGCACAACGTGCCGTTCATGATGGTCATCATCTCCGCCGTGATGGCGTCGATCCCGCTCGACATCCTGGACGCCGCCCGCAACCTGGGCGCGTCGCCGTGGGCGGTGTTCCGGCACGTCACCGTGCCGCTGTCGCTGTCCGGGATCTCCGCCGCCACGCTGCTGGTCTTCATTCAGGTGTTCGGGGCCTTCGCCGTGCCCTCGCTGCTCGAATCGGCCTACCCGACCGCACTGCCGGTGATCATGCAGATCGAGATGATGGACCATGCGAACTGGGCGCTCGCCTCCGCGCTCGGCGCGGTGTTGACGCTGGCCTCGGGCCTCGTGCTGTTCCTGTACTACCGGCTCGTGCAGGGACGCGGGGCGGGCGTGCGGTGA
- a CDS encoding ABC transporter ATP-binding protein, producing MAQVELRGVTKAYGPTAAVRDVYLEARDGEFLTILGPSGCGKTTTLRIIAGLLDPDAGEVLIDGRPVHHLPAHRRETAMVFQSYALFPHMTVAENVGFGLRMRRVPAEERRTRVADALAMVELGGLGDRYPRALSGGQQQRVAVARAVVTRPKVLLFDEPLSNLDAKLRERLRLELRTLQQRLRITTVYVTHDQAEALVLSDRIVVMDRGRVVEVGAPQDVYRRPRARVTAEFLGIANLIEATVAGAEGGRYVAETPMGPLQMACADRLASGDAVTLSFRPEDIRIGTGGVNCLTGAVQQAAYLGSITDYVISVKDVRLRVQQPGEPAHRIGDTVSLVLPEAPAVIRER from the coding sequence ACGGCCGCCGTGCGGGACGTGTATCTCGAGGCCCGGGATGGAGAGTTTCTCACCATCCTGGGTCCCTCGGGGTGCGGGAAGACGACGACGCTGCGCATCATCGCCGGCCTGCTCGACCCCGACGCCGGCGAGGTCCTCATCGACGGCCGGCCCGTGCACCATCTGCCGGCGCACCGGCGCGAGACCGCGATGGTGTTTCAATCGTACGCGCTGTTCCCGCACATGACCGTCGCCGAGAACGTCGGCTTCGGCCTGCGGATGCGGCGCGTGCCCGCGGAGGAGCGGCGGACGCGCGTCGCCGACGCCCTGGCGATGGTGGAGCTGGGCGGGCTCGGGGACCGGTACCCGCGGGCGCTGTCGGGCGGCCAGCAGCAGCGCGTCGCGGTCGCCCGCGCGGTCGTGACGCGCCCCAAGGTCCTCCTCTTCGACGAGCCGCTCAGCAACCTCGACGCGAAGCTGCGGGAGCGCCTGCGGCTCGAGCTGCGGACCCTGCAGCAGCGGCTCCGGATCACCACCGTCTACGTGACCCACGACCAGGCCGAGGCGCTCGTCCTCTCCGACCGGATCGTCGTGATGGACCGGGGCCGGGTCGTCGAGGTCGGCGCGCCGCAGGACGTGTACCGGCGGCCGCGGGCCCGGGTGACCGCGGAGTTCCTCGGCATCGCCAACCTGATCGAGGCCACGGTCGCCGGCGCGGAGGGCGGCCGGTACGTCGCCGAGACTCCGATGGGGCCGCTCCAGATGGCGTGCGCCGACCGGCTGGCCAGCGGCGACGCGGTGACGCTGTCCTTCCGCCCGGAGGACATCCGCATCGGCACGGGCGGCGTGAACTGTCTCACCGGCGCGGTCCAGCAGGCTGCCTACCTCGGATCCATCACCGACTACGTCATCAGCGTGAAGGACGTGCGGCTCCGCGTGCAGCAGCCCGGCGAGCCGGCGCACCGGATCGGCGACACGGTGAGCCTGGTGCTGCCGGAGGCGCCCGCCGTCATCCGGGAGCGCTGA